The Desulforegula conservatrix Mb1Pa sequence TGCCTCCATATTCACCAGAACTTAATCCCGTTGAGCATCTTTGGGATGAGCTTCGTGAAAAATATTTCCATAACAAGGTTTTTGACAGCATTTTTTCTCTTGAAAAACACTTGGAATCATCATTGCTTTCAATGGAGCTTGACCAGCAAAAAGTCAGATCTATTGTTGCGTGGCCATGGATAATTAATGCACTTTTGAAATAGATTTGGTATAAAGCCTCGTCAGGAGAAAAGAGAAGTTTAAGAATCCGGATTTCAATGCCTTCAGGAGTTTCAGGAAAACCACCCGGAAGGCTGTCCATATGATGGGCAAGACGACGATAGATTGTATCTGGCATTTTTTCCCTTAAGTGACAAAGATGGATTTTTTGAAGAACTCTTTCTTATAAGGTATTCAGCCAGCCGGAGCAAAGAATTTCAGGAATATCAGTTCAAGGTATCAACGAGACAGCAAGCCTCAAGAAATGATTCCACTTCTTTGAAAACCTCGTTGCCAATGTCTCCGCGAACAATTCCATGCAGATTATGATCAATCCATGAAAAATGTTTTTTGTCAGAGCCAAGCAGCTTGAATATGGCAGGTCCGCTTTCAGGTGCGACTTTTGGATCTTCCTTTGCCTGTATTACAAGAGCCGGAATCCGGATGTTTTTTAAAGATCTGCGGACTTTTCGCATCAGGCTCTTAACCTGAACAAAGGCACTGACCGGACATCTGAGATAGTTTATATGTGGATTGTCGGCGTGATTTGTTACAAATTTTTTTGCATGCTTGGCCATGTTGATGGACTCGCATAGCTGATTAAAGCCGTTCAGAATTTCAGCAAAATTGGATGAAAAGCTCTTGAATTTGAATGGAGCGCTGACTGCGATCACTGCCTCGAAAGCGTCCGGCTTCAGGATTACGGATTGCAGGGCAAGCCCTGCTCCTGTTGAAAAACCTGCCACAACAATCTTTTTACAGCATGTTCTAAGGATTGCGTGACCCCGGTCGACAGAATCAATCCAGTCTTTATATGTGCGAACAGAAAGATCGGCAGAGGATGTTCCGTGGCCTGAAAGCCTTGGCGCATATACTGTCAGGCCTTTTTTATGAAAAAAAACCGCCCATTCCCTTACTTCCTCAGGAGCGGCCATGAGTCCGTGGATCAGAAGAACTCCTGTTTCTGATAGAGGCGAGTGCAGAAAATATGGAGTCCCGATGGATTTGGGCTTGCTTTCAGCAGGAGTAAAATTCTTTTTATATTCTTTTTCAAACAGAGCCAACTCAGACTCCAGCAGAGTTGCTGTTGTCTGAGAGAGGTCTGAACCCGTATAAGCTATGCTCATTTTATGCGCCAAGCTCAAAATATACCCTGTAAATCATTGCGTAGTGGAGAACTCCGCCGATCAGAACCATTACATGAAAGAGTTCATGGAAGCTGAAAATACCAGGAATAATTCTTGGTTTTTTGATGGCGTAAATAATGCCACCAAGCGTAAAAGCAGCGCCGCCAGTAAACAGAAGAATTTCCTGGGTTACGGACATTTTTTCAAGCATCTGATTGATGGTGAAAAGAGCTGACCAGCCCATTGCCAGA is a genomic window containing:
- a CDS encoding transposase; this translates as PPYSPELNPVEHLWDELREKYFHNKVFDSIFSLEKHLESSLLSMELDQQKVRSIVAWPWIINALLK
- a CDS encoding alpha/beta hydrolase, which gives rise to MSIAYTGSDLSQTTATLLESELALFEKEYKKNFTPAESKPKSIGTPYFLHSPLSETGVLLIHGLMAAPEEVREWAVFFHKKGLTVYAPRLSGHGTSSADLSVRTYKDWIDSVDRGHAILRTCCKKIVVAGFSTGAGLALQSVILKPDAFEAVIAVSAPFKFKSFSSNFAEILNGFNQLCESINMAKHAKKFVTNHADNPHINYLRCPVSAFVQVKSLMRKVRRSLKNIRIPALVIQAKEDPKVAPESGPAIFKLLGSDKKHFSWIDHNLHGIVRGDIGNEVFKEVESFLEACCLVDTLN